In the genome of Chryseobacterium sp. 52, the window TGTTTTGTCTTTCTCTGAAAGCTCTTGTGCAGGAGCTGTTCCAGCAGGAGCCTCACCGTGCTGTGCAGACACTAAGTTTAATACAAAAATACTGTAGAATAAAACTGCGAATTTCTTAAACATTGATAGGTTTTTTTCGTTGTGCAAAAATATAATTTTTTTTCTAGTTTCAATAAATAATTTTACTGTTTTTTGTCATGATTAATCAGCTTAATCGCATAGTACGTAAGTAGCGTTGTCAGGACAAAATAGGGTATAATAAAATGAAATTTATAGCCTGGAATGACTTCAAAGTTCAATTTCTTCCTGATTAAGTACATTAAACCGAATTTTAAAAGGATCAAACCAATCACAGCCAGCCCTAAAAATTCAGGCACTACTCTATTAATTAAAATAATCATTGTAATCATCAGCATAAACATGACACTTAAAAAAAGATAAAATTTAACAATAATAATCTCATCTAAGTGAAAAACAAATTTCCAAAGGGAAAAATGGATCAGAAATGTTAAAAAGAATAATACCGTAATCAGGATATTAGGATTTAATTTCATTATAAACTTATTTTCAACCTCTGTAAACAGGAGGGTTTATTTTAATTGATGACAAAAATAGACTTTTTCTATCGTATTTTCATACGATTTGATTTTTATCATTTTTTCCATATATATAATATTACGTGTCCGAACACTTTGGATATGCTAAAAATTCCTTATTTTTGCAAACCTATAATTTACAATAAATATGTTTAATAGTTTACAGGATAAATTAGACAAGGCTCTACATAATATTTCCGGACGCGGAAAAATCACAGAGATCAACGTAGCGGAAACCGTAAAGGAAATCCGTAGAGCGTTGGTAGATGCCGATGTTAACTATAAAGTTGCAAAAGATCTTACGAAAAGAGTTCAGGATAAAGCTTTAGGACAGAACGTTCTTACTTCCCTTACACCGGGACAGTTGATGACGAAAATCGTTCATGACGAATTAGTAGAACTTATGGGAGGTTCTCAGGAAGGGATCAATCTTTCAGGAAAACCTTCTGTGATTCTTATTGCAGGGCTTCAGGGTTCCGGTAAGACTACTTTCTCCGGGAAATTAGCTCATTTTTTAAAGACAAAGAGAACTAAGAAACCTTTATTGGTTGCGTGTGACGTTTACCGTCCTGCAGCAATCGACCAGCTTAAAATATTGGGGGGTCAGATCGGAGTTCCGGTATTTACGGAGGAAGGTTCTACCAATCCATCTACTATTGCTGAAAATGCAATTACTTTTGCAAAAGCAAATGGTCATGATGTAGTGATCGTCGATACAGCAGGACGTCTTGCCATTGACGAACAGATGATGAACGAGATCAAATCCGTCCATTATTTCATCAAACCTCAGGAAACCTTATTCGTAGTAGACTCTATGACGGGTCAGGATGCTGTGAATACGGCAAAAGCATTCAACGATGCATTGAACTTTGACGGTGTTGTTCTTACCAAATTAGATGGTGATACGAGAGGGGGCGCTGCTTTAACGATTCGTTCTGTAGTAGAAAAGCCGATTAAATTCATCTCTACCGGTGAGAAAATGGAAGCTTTGGATATTTTCTATCCGGAAAGGATGGCAGACAGAATTCTGGGAATGGGAGACGTTGTTTCCTTAGTAGAAAGAGCTCAGGAGCAGTTTGATGAAGAAGAAGCTAAAAAATTACACAAAAAAATCGCTAAAAACGAGTTTGGTTTTGATGATTTCCTGAAGCAGATCAACCAGATCAAGAAGATGGGTAATATGAAAGACCTTATGGGAATGATTCCAGGGGTTGGAAAGGCGATTAAGGATGTTGAAATCAGTGATGATGCCTTCAAACATATTGAAGCGATTATTTATTCTATGACTCCGGACGAAAGAAGAAGACCTTCTATTATCAATACTCAGAGAAAACAGAGAATTGCAAAAGGAGCAGGAAGAAAAATCGAAGATGTCAATCAGTTGATGAAGCAGTTTGAGCAGATGGGCAAAATGATGAAAATGATGCAGGGTCCTCAGGGAAAACAAATGATGCAGATGATGAGCAAAATGCCGAATATGCCGGGCATGGGCGGAATGATGGGAAAATAACAATGTCTCCAACAATACAATATAAAAAACTCTCAGAAATTCTGAGAGTTTTTGTTTTATTTGAACTTGTATCCTAGTCCCAGCTGAAAGAAATTCATCTTCATTTTCTCGTCACCTGAAGGATTCTTGATCATATTAGTCAGTCCGAAACTGTAACGTGCATCTACAAACAATCCTTTGTATACGTTGTAATCAGCTCCAAAGAAAAGTCCGAAATCTGTAGATTTGAAATTATCATTAAAAGCTTTTTCAAGGTATTCCTCTCCTGCATTAATTGCCTGTGGATTACTCGCTACTC includes:
- the ffh gene encoding signal recognition particle protein translates to MFNSLQDKLDKALHNISGRGKITEINVAETVKEIRRALVDADVNYKVAKDLTKRVQDKALGQNVLTSLTPGQLMTKIVHDELVELMGGSQEGINLSGKPSVILIAGLQGSGKTTFSGKLAHFLKTKRTKKPLLVACDVYRPAAIDQLKILGGQIGVPVFTEEGSTNPSTIAENAITFAKANGHDVVIVDTAGRLAIDEQMMNEIKSVHYFIKPQETLFVVDSMTGQDAVNTAKAFNDALNFDGVVLTKLDGDTRGGAALTIRSVVEKPIKFISTGEKMEALDIFYPERMADRILGMGDVVSLVERAQEQFDEEEAKKLHKKIAKNEFGFDDFLKQINQIKKMGNMKDLMGMIPGVGKAIKDVEISDDAFKHIEAIIYSMTPDERRRPSIINTQRKQRIAKGAGRKIEDVNQLMKQFEQMGKMMKMMQGPQGKQMMQMMSKMPNMPGMGGMMGK